The proteins below are encoded in one region of Pontibacter deserti:
- a CDS encoding glycoside hydrolase family 30 protein, giving the protein MNDKGGVTPGNPTFGKVSFWLTDPAASILFKEQNQSLAFGASSNQYQVIEIDTTTTYQTIDGFGYTLTGGSAMLLHKMTPASRAALLKELFSTEGAGIGVSYLRLSIGASDLSDHVFSYNDLPAGQTDLQMEKFDLGPDKQDLIPILKEILAINPDIKLMSSPWSPPTWMKTNNNSVGGSLKPAYYDAYAKYFVKYIQAMAAEGIRIDAITVQNEPLHPGNNPSLLMPAQEQAAFIKQSLGPAFKAANLDTKIIIYDHNADRIDYPISILNDPEARKYIDGSAFHLYGGTIDALDQVHKAHPDKNLYFTEQWVGAPGNLAGDLAWHTKNLIIGATRNWCKTVLEWNLAADHNQDPHTEGGCTQCLGAVTINGSSVTRNPAYYIIAHASKFARPGSVRIATNLPAGLPNVAFKTPEGNKVLIVFNDGPSAQTFNIRYKGNLVTTSLNKGAVGTYVW; this is encoded by the coding sequence ATGAATGATAAAGGTGGTGTTACACCCGGCAACCCTACATTCGGTAAGGTTTCTTTCTGGCTTACTGACCCGGCAGCATCTATACTTTTTAAAGAGCAGAATCAGTCGTTAGCCTTTGGAGCCTCTTCTAATCAGTATCAGGTAATAGAGATAGATACAACTACCACCTACCAGACCATAGATGGGTTTGGTTATACGTTAACAGGTGGTAGTGCTATGCTGCTTCATAAAATGACTCCTGCTTCGCGGGCGGCACTTTTAAAAGAGCTTTTCAGTACAGAAGGTGCAGGTATAGGAGTAAGTTACCTGCGGCTTAGCATCGGCGCGTCAGACCTTTCAGACCATGTTTTTTCTTACAACGATCTGCCTGCCGGACAAACAGACCTGCAGATGGAGAAGTTTGACCTAGGCCCGGATAAGCAGGATCTCATACCTATACTCAAAGAGATACTCGCTATTAATCCTGACATCAAGTTAATGAGTTCGCCTTGGTCCCCTCCCACCTGGATGAAAACCAACAACAACTCTGTAGGAGGAAGTTTGAAACCTGCGTATTATGATGCCTACGCGAAGTACTTTGTAAAGTATATACAGGCAATGGCTGCTGAAGGCATTCGTATTGATGCGATAACGGTACAGAACGAGCCCCTGCACCCGGGTAACAACCCTAGCCTGTTAATGCCAGCGCAAGAACAGGCAGCATTTATAAAGCAAAGCCTCGGACCAGCCTTCAAAGCAGCAAACCTGGATACGAAGATCATCATCTACGACCACAATGCAGACCGTATCGACTACCCTATCAGCATCCTGAATGACCCGGAAGCCAGGAAGTATATCGATGGATCAGCTTTCCACTTATATGGCGGAACTATAGATGCCCTGGACCAGGTACACAAAGCCCACCCTGACAAGAATTTATACTTTACAGAACAATGGGTCGGTGCCCCCGGTAATCTTGCTGGAGACTTAGCCTGGCATACTAAAAACCTGATTATCGGAGCTACAAGAAACTGGTGCAAAACGGTATTGGAATGGAACCTGGCTGCTGATCATAACCAAGATCCACATACAGAAGGTGGTTGTACGCAATGCCTGGGAGCTGTAACTATAAATGGCAGCAGCGTTACCCGCAATCCGGCTTATTACATTATAGCCCATGCATCCAAGTTCGCCAGACCAGGCTCTGTACGAATTGCTACTAACCTACCTGCAGGTTTACCCAATGTGGCCTTTAAAACCCCTGAAGGTAATAAGGTACTAATTGTTTTTAACGATGGTCCATCTGCCCAGACTTTTAACATCCGCTACAAAGGCAACCTGGTTACAACCAGCCTTAATAAAGGCGCTGTAGGCACTTATGTATGGTAA